Proteins co-encoded in one Sus scrofa isolate TJ Tabasco breed Duroc chromosome 14, Sscrofa11.1, whole genome shotgun sequence genomic window:
- the TEX36 gene encoding testis-expressed protein 36 — protein sequence MGHTLLTRLQKHFQAPSSRVAPVTRNNWQWEPQALTFPHIGLMQKTPESITSTMLKEPHSPRLRRRVEAKLPPIYKLREKQAVNNNFPFSVHDNRYSFQDSGFYLDSGLGLKKISPEKRQQVSRNFNLWACDYIPSCLDGFSNNQISYVYRETVVVPIFRRFPRCYNEIWKTFKFIPQ from the exons ATGGGCCACACCCTCCTCACCAGGCTGCAGAAACACTTCCAGGCTCCAAGCAGCAGGGTGGCCCCTGTAACTCGAAACAACTGGCAGTGGGAGCCTCAGGCTCTGACG TTTCCTCACATTGGACTCATGCAAAAGACACCAGAATCCATCACAAGCACGATGTTAAAGGAGCCCCATAGCCCACGTTTACGGCGGCGAGTGGAGGCGAAGCTGCCGCCCATCTACAAACTCCGGGAGAAA CAAGCTGTGAATAACAACTTTCCTTTCTCTGTACATGACAATCGGTACAGCTTTCAGGACTCTGGGTTCTACCTTGACTCT GGCCTGGGACTCAAGAAGATCTCCCCAGAAAAAAGGCAACAAGTTTCAAGAAATTTCAATCTTTGGGCCTGTGACTATATTCCATCTTGTCTCGATGGCTTTTCAAATAACCAAATATCCTATGTCTATCGGGAGACCGTGGTGGTTCCAATTTTCAGACGCTTTCCAAGATGTTACAATGAAATATGGAAGACTTTTAAATTTATCCCCCAGTGA